The Osmerus mordax isolate fOsmMor3 chromosome 5, fOsmMor3.pri, whole genome shotgun sequence DNA window AGAAGGAGGGCTTAGATCAACACAAACAactgactgaacacacacacacatacatatacacacacacatatacacacagacagagggagggggggcgtctCTAAAGCTCCTTACGtcttaaagttttttttaaccAGAAATAAGTGGGAGAATTTCTTCTTTGTTTGAAAGAAAAACGATTACTAAATGTATCATTTATTTACTACTACTGGGTATTTGCAAAGCAATGTGTGTAGCCTATTATTGCTGGAAAAAAAGGAGTAGGTAAATTCTTTATTTCCGATTTAAAGTAAAACGTCCAAACGTTTACATGACTGGTGCTGGCTACTTGAGGAATATTTATTCCTTGTGTCCTCAAAGTTGGTGTATAAATGTTTCTCTCTACTGTTTCTCACTCATGTGAACTGCCTGAGGACCGCGCAGAAGTAAGCAGTCTGGGAACGTAACTGACACACATCCCAAGGGAAAAGCCGCTATGCGACATGAATCTGTTCCAGTGGGGTAGCATTGAGGAAAAGataacagtgtacatgtttttaaatgacaatgcatttcatttttgtatttacTTACCAGCGAGTCTCTCCATCAGCGGGAATTCATACAGTGGCTATCGTATGGCAACTGCACCGGGACGGATAAACTCCGTGAACTCTGCGCAAAGCGCGTTCCCATCAGAGTCCATGTTATTCGTACCTAGAGGCAAACTAATAGAGGCTATTTGAGTAGTGACAACCGGCCTCTTGCTGCAATTAGACAACCAAAATGTTTTCTCCACCCGGACAACCGAGACATTTCTTTTCTTCGGAGTTAACTAACATGAGAATAAACTTCATTCAAGTAGGCTACTCTTCTCATCACTAAAGATGACTAGCCTATTGTCAGTGGCTAATTACGCAACATTAGCAAAAGAGGACACGAGCCGGCGTTGAGCTCAGTCCCGGTTGTGTCCTCGAGCTGTCATCCTCTCCGCCGTGTTCCGTCATTCTGGAGGTTTTTCTAGGAGGAGTTCTGGACTGGAGGCCAGCCCCTTTCTGCTTGTTTTGGCCAATGGAGCTGCGAATTATCAGAGAAATCATATCTCGACCCGTATCTCGTCTGCGTCCTTTGACAGCGGTGACCTCTAAATCTTAACCGCGGTGTTCAGAGAGCAGAATAAAAAAAGAACGGATGTTTCACAAGCCCCGGCCCCCTGTCCCCGTTTTGAAACAGACGTTTGCTATTGACCTAATAAGGCCCTGACTGTGGCATCCACATTGTGACATAAGAACGTGCAATTGTCCATAGGGCCAATAAATACGGCTATATTTAGACAACAAAGACATGCCATGAGACAGATTCTTTGACCTGTAGCCTACTATAACACCATACGGTTAGCCCGCCAGTCCGTACAAAGGGCTGATTTGATCTTAACCATAATGCTTTACAGGTGAAGCGGGAAATAGTGATGACCTTGTGAAAAGCTAAACAAATGCACTGATACCTGGATGAACAGTCTCTCCCACGCACTAGGTCTCTCGGATGCTTGCACTTCCAAAATACATGGTACACCTCTATTTTAGAGCTGTTTAGAATACAGAACGATGTCTTTCCCTGACGAGTAGGCTAACTGTGATCATGTGAAGGTAGTAGAGCAGGCTTGGTCAGGGTTAAGTGTTTACATTCAACACCATTGCGTGAAGTGAGGGTCGGCAATGTCACCTTTACTGTAGATCTCTAAAGAGATCATATGAGTTCATTTCTCGACTCCCTCGAAGAGACCCGTAGCCTATAAGGATCAGATTACAACACAAACGTGCTAAACTCTATTAAGTATCGCAAACAATGATGTATACTGACCAAACTGACTGTCGATCTGGACTTCAGGATACAGATATAGGGATTTATGGTCGGTACATAGACCGCGACGAAGCAGGAAGGGCAGTTTCCTAGCTACTCTCTCCGGGTTTAATCTGTCCTTGTTGATTCCTACTCTCCTCCTAATGACAAGTAAAGTTTGACTGCCagtgaaggagaagagaaaTATTTGGAGGCGATGTCCCAAGGGTCCTAATTAAAATCTTCCAAGATCTAGCAACGAAACATCCACGATTTGCAGTTCTAGTCTGAATGACTTtctatgtttttttaaatatatatatatatttcgaaCAAGCGAAGCAGCAGTGATGGTTACACAGACATGTTAACTCGGCCTAGCTTTGCAGGATGTAAGTGGTGTAGAAGTTTCACTTGTCAGCGTTAGATTGACTCCATCTAGTGGATAGAAAATGTTAATACCACGGGGTTTTGGCGTAGAATAGATCACATGACCTCGACAGAAACACGTACTCTCCAACACGTACGTGTTTTTGAAATGTCTGTTTAGtgagaatgtgtttttgtttttgtgaacCTTTATTGTCATTATTAGAATAACAAAATAATTCCAAATAATGTAAATGGTAGACAAAGAAGTTTGACAAAGAAAACCAGTTTATCAGTTTATGACGTAGTAGCCTTCACGTGGATGATCTGTTccagcatgctgtgtgtgttctccccagCTCacagtgacgtgtgtgtgttacagtagatCGTCTATGCTCTGTGTGAAGTGTTCGTCCACGTACAGGCCGTAGTGGAGAGCGTCCCCCTGCGCGGCGGCCCAGGCCATCTGCAGGCTGCTGAAGCGGGCCGCCCAGCACCCTCTGGGGTTCACCACCACCacgccccccagaccctccaccctCGCCCGCATGAACGCCAGCGCCTCGTCTGATGCCGCCTCCACGGAgagacctgcagagagagacagcagtcagggagagagagagacctgcagagagacacagcagtcagggagagagagacctgcagagagacacagcagtcagggagagagagacctgcagagagacacagcagtcagggagagagagacctgcagagagacacagcagtcagggagagagagagacctgcagagagacacagcagtcagggagagagagacctgcagagagacacagcagtcagggagagagagacctgcagagagacacagcagtcagggagagagagacctgcagagagacacagcagtcagggagagagagacctgcagagagacacagcagtcagggagagagagacctgcagagagacacagcagtcagcagagagaaagagagagagatgaatggatGGAGGATTGGATGGATGAAGGAATGGTACACAAGGAGGGGTAAAAGCATTCTAACCAATGATTCCAgataaagtgtgtttgtgtgtgcagtatgttgTGTAACAGAGAGTACCTCGTTCCATGTGGAACAGGATGAGTCTAGCCAGGGTGACTTTCATGATAGCCTCTCCATGACCCGTTGGAGACACTGCCCCTATGTTGTTATCAGCATAGCcaccacaccctgacacacacacacacacacacacacacacacacacacacacacacacacacacacacacacacacacacacacacacacacacacacacacacacacacacacacacacacacacacacacacacacacacacacacacacgatcagtTTCTATATTCTAAATAATATGACAGAAAGATCAGGAGTAAATGGCACTGATACATCCTGTGTGACGAGAAGCACCTCTAATCCCACTGGAAGCCTCCTGTCTTGACTAAAAGCGCAAGCGAAAAAATAGGCGCTTGTAATTACTTAGTTTAACCTCTAGATGGCGAGATAAACAAGCAGATGTTGGTCTTAAGGTTTTAAGTCTCATTCAGTACAGATCTAAATATTGTACAATACAGACTGTACCAAGACTGGCATACCCTTTAATTATCTACAACATGGAGTGGTCCACAGGAAGTTACTTATGAGACTGTCTTGGTAAATGAAGTTAGTTATTTTGATCATTGATTTACAAAACActactttgacaatgtaaatTGAGTTAGTAAGTTGAGTTGCCAACTATTATAACCACTTTCTGTGAGCATGTTTGAGTAGGCATACTGAGTCTATTTCTTGGTTGTTGTCTAGGTTGTTGTGCAAGTTCTTAATTTACAGTGTAAAATTAAGTCTGATGTTTTGGGCATTTGTAATGATTTTGTGTATTACTGTGTGTAGTTGTATTTGGCATATACACCCATATAtcctgcgtgtgcgtgtgtgtactggtcAAGCGCTCTGAAGCAGCAGTATATACGTGTTCAGGGAACAAGTGAAACATTGACTAGAAGTGAACGGCACCTCACTAACAATACATTCCTCAACCTGGtctaaaggtcaaaggtcacctccCCAGATACTCTCTCCCCAGACAGAGGTGTTACAGATATTTCACCACAGGCAAAATGGCTCCTACCCTGCCGTCACTATCCCACTGaatctctctgtccttttcagAACAGCACACTCTGCAGCATATGCTGTGCCATCGGGCCAAGTGTGACCCCTTGTCAGGTTGTGTAGCGACTGTGACCTCCAGGGTCGTGACCTCCAGGGTCCTGACCTCCAGGGTCGTGACCTCCAGGGTCCTGTGTCACCTATGCAGGCGGTGTCTCCGACTCTGCCCTCCATCTTGTTCAGCATGCCCCCAGTGGAGGTGGCACAGGCAACGTTGCCCTCGGCATCCACCGCCACCGCACCCACGGTGCCCATCTTAcccctggcagagagagagagagagacatgcacaaGTTTATGCACAACGTATACACAAAAGAGAAACACAGGTTtatttacacacgcacacacacacacacacacacacacacacacacacacacacacacacacacacacacacacacacacacacacacacacacacacacacacacacacacacacacacacacacacacacacacacacacacataaccaggcagggatgtactgtacacacacacaaacacacacagtacaaacgACTTCTGTTCATCGTTTGATTGTTTTAACTGTTCTACCTTACTGTACCACAATATCACAATCAGGTTGTAATCCATGGGATTTTGCTACTGATACAGTATAAATCAATCTGTCATGTTGTCTACAGTTATGACCCAAATCTATCACACTCCAATTCAACACGATCAAACTCTGCTGGCTTTGCTTTGTCTCACATCTGACATTCCACAGGGTTGGCCTCTGGTGCCAGGTTCTTCTTCCAGCGCATGCGGGCGTAGTCTGTGATCAAAGACTCCTCTGGAACTTCAGGCACCCCCATGGAGCGGGCAAACTGACTGGCCCCCTCAGCCGTCAGACACAGGTGACTGGTCTGGAACATAGGGGCCGTGTTTAGCATTGTGTGTGCAGACATCCAGACAACGAGATTCACTCACTGTGAGGACAAAGTTAATGTGTGCGTGTTCTAGATTTCCTTCTGGCTAAAACATTAAAGTGTAACGGTCACCAGATGCAGCTCTTTGTGGAATAGCTGTGACAGTGATAGCTGGTTGAAATAATTACTTAAATCCAAAAAATTAACTTTGTTAAATCCAAGTTTATACCT harbors:
- the asrgl1 gene encoding isoaspartyl peptidase/L-asparaginase; the protein is MLPVLVVHGGAGHIPKERAELSCAGVRAATRGGYAVLQGGGSAMDAVVKAVSLLEDNPAYNAGRGSVLNAKGEVEMDAIVMDGKTLASGAVSAVRRVANPVQLARLVMEKTSHLCLTAEGASQFARSMGVPEVPEESLITDYARMRWKKNLAPEANPVECQMGKMGTVGAVAVDAEGNVACATSTGGMLNKMEGRVGDTACIGCGGYADNNIGAVSPTGHGEAIMKVTLARLILFHMERGLSVEAASDEALAFMRARVEGLGGVVVVNPRGCWAARFSSLQMAWAAAQGDALHYGLYVDEHFTQSIDDLL